CGGGGCTCGCCGACCTACGGCCAGCATGTGAAGGTGGAACTCTCCGCCGACAACGGTCAGCAGCTCTGGGTGCCGCCGGGCTTTGCGCATGGCTTCTGCACGCTCGAACCCAATACCGTCATCGCCTACAAGGTGACCGACTACTACAGCCCCGAGCATGATCGCGGCCTGCGCTGGAACGATCCGGCGCTCGGCATCGACTGGCCGGTGGCCGAGGACACGGCGATACTCTCGGCCAAGGACCGAGTGCAGCCGC
The sequence above is drawn from the Pleomorphomonas sp. T1.2MG-36 genome and encodes:
- a CDS encoding dTDP-4-dehydrorhamnose 3,5-epimerase family protein — its product is RGSPTYGQHVKVELSADNGQQLWVPPGFAHGFCTLEPNTVIAYKVTDYYSPEHDRGLRWNDPALGIDWPVAEDTAILSAKDRVQPLLSELDADFVYAG